Sequence from the Egibacter rhizosphaerae genome:
TGCTGTACATGGAAGGTGTGCGTCATCCCGTCGTCGTCACGTTAGGCGCTCTGTCGAGCCAGGTTCGCGCCACGCAGCTGGCGATAGAGCACATCCACGCCGATCCCGAATCGCCGGTCGTGAAACACGCGAACGGTTGGGACGCCTACCTTTCTGCCCGCTGCGAGGAGATCGTCACGGATCATGCGATGGGTGCGTTCCTGATTGCCGGGGAACCGGAGGACGAGGCCCTGGCCGAGCTTGGGATCTGTCTTGCTCGAAAGAGTGTGTTCATGTGAGGAGGCGAGACAGATGTCAGGCTCTGCACGATGAGCGGCACTGCGTGGTTGGTGACCATTGGTCTTCTACAGATCGTGCTGCTCGGGGCATTGATCGTGGGCGGTGGTCTGCTGTGGCGGTGGTCTGAGCGAGCGGCCCACGAGCGGGATGTGCGAGCGCGGAAGGAGCGACGGGAGCTCGCAACCAGCATGGCGGAAGACCGCAGGGAATGGAAGCAGCGAATGAATCGGGCAGCGGCGTCAGGCGCGAGGACAGCTCTCGCTGAGGCCCGAGAATCCGACGCTCGCGCAGGCTCGGTGCGGGACATCGTGCGCCGCGGCGAGCTTCGCAACTACCACCAGCTCGAGGCATTGATGGCGCTGTACACGTTGTTGCAGCCCACTGCCCCGCTACCCCAAATGCGCAGGTACGCACTCTCGCCCGATGCAGGGTGGGTCCTCGTCGACGAGATTCTCCAGGGAGAGCCGAAGATAGTCGTGGAGTGCGGGAGTGGCGCGTCCACAATTCTCATTGGGCTTGCGCTCCGCCAAGTGGGTTCGGACGGCAGGGTGATTGCCTTGGAGCATGACCCCACCTTCGCGGCGCGCACCCGTGAGGAAGTCGAGCGCCTCGGGCTGGGCGAGGTCGCTGAGGTCGCCCATGCGCCGCTGTCCCCCCAGTGGCTCCGCGGTCGGAGCTTCGAATGGTACGACCCCCGAGCTGTGGAAGGGATCGAGTCCATCGACCTGATTCTGGTTGACGGTCCCCCTAGGTCTACGGGTGAGCTTGCCCGGTATCCGGCGCTGCCGATGTTGGCCGATAAGTGGGCGCTGGACGGCACGTTGCTCCTCGACGACGCGGACCGCGAGGACGAGACGAGGATCAGGGAGCTGTGGGAGGCGGACTGCGGTCCCTTGGCCATGGACCACGTTCGCAGCGAGAAGGGGTTGCTCGTCGTGCGGCGGAGGTGAGCAAGAGAACTGGAGCGACGGGACCCAACGGCGTGAACCCCCGGCCCGGGTTGTCGCAAGCACCCTCGTTGATCAAGTCCACTTCCGCGTCACTTAGGTCGCGATGACGTAGTGCCAGGGCGAGGGCATCGAGATCCCCCCAGTCCGGCTCTTCGTCTCGAAGGGTATCCGCTAGCCTCCCCGCGACGCGCAGCCCCACCAAGCTCCCAGGGAGGCCGAGACAGCCGTGCTCAAGAGCGCGAACCCCATGGGTCACGCCGACCCATACGTCAACGTTGTCGTCCGCTACAGCGTCTTCAACGATGAGAAGAGAGGCTGGGGAGGGGCGAGCCACGACCCCGACATTGACACCTACCGACGCCGTCTCTTCAACCCGGAACGCCTCGACCAGCACGGCCACCTTTTCGAGAACGTCACACTCCCCTCGATCGCCGGTCAAGACATCGGCGTTGAAAGCTCGTGGTTCCGGCTGACCGTGCTCACGTCCACCGAGCTACCGCCAGTTCACAAGGACCGGCTCCTGCGAGCGGTCACGCCCTACGACTGGGTCGAGGTCGTCGAGGTGGCGCCCGACGAGTCACATAAGAAGACGCTCGCCGCCTGCGTCGAAGCCAACGGTGTCACGGGCGTGTACGTCACTGCACGAGTCGATGACGACGACGGCATCGCGCGGCAGTGGGCACGTTACCTGCTCGAACACGTGGATGAGAATACCGTCGGGATGGCCGTGTCCTTCCCCAGCGGGGTCTGCGGGATTCTCGACCAAGACGGTCAGACCTACGAACGATGCCACCATTCCCAGTGGTTCAACAGTTCGGTTGGGCAGGCGTACATCAGCAGAGCCTCTAAGGCCGCACGCAACAATCACGTATTGACCTTGGGTCCCCACCTACGCGTTGACGAGCGCGTGCCCACTATAACTGAGCCTCGCATCGTCGCTTGGATACGTTCCATTCATTGGGCGCAAGAGCAGAGCCACCTAGGGCGGCTCGACAGGAACGTTCGTAAGGTCGATGAGGGCGACGCGATGTCAGCGGGGGAAGTGCGGGACTTGTTCTCGCTCACGATCGACCTCTAGAGCGGCACTGCCGTTCGCTAGGGGGAGTTTGATGGTGGCAGTCCGTTGGAGACGCGCGACACGCTCGACGGAGGGACAAGTCTCGTGAGTTTGTTCCGGTTCCGGTTGCGTGGCGGCACGGCGGACGAGTGGAGGCGCGCGACGCTGACTTGCAGCGACGCCGACGACGAAGCTGTCCGCGCAGAGCGCGGCGCTACAGTGAACTTCGACGGTGGCGCCGCGACCGACTGCAGCCAGGGCCGCGCGCCTTCTCCGGCGCCACGATCAACGCGTGTGACGCGACCGGTAACGGGCGCAACTGAGCACGCTGCCGATGCGTGGGACGGCAGCCACATCAACGCGCGCGGCGGCGACCTCACCGGCAGCGGCGACGGCGTTCGCATCCCCCGAGACAGCCACATCGTGGTGCCCGACCAAGGGCTCACGGTTTGGCCGGACGCCAACAACGCTTACCAGCGAGGGCGTGATCTACGAGTGATGGTGGTCGCGGGGGACCGCCACCGAGTAGCGGTCGCGGCGTCCACCTGGCACCCTCGCCCCTATGGACACTACGAATCCGGCCGCTTCGTCTTTCGTTCATGCGTTTGTGCGGTACAGCATTCTGAGTGCACGCAACGAGGGTGGGTGGAGCGGGGCTAGGCAGGATGGCGACCTGGAGACCTACCGTCAACGCCTCTTCGATCCTCAACGGCTCGCCGTGCACGCGCACCTGTTCGAGAACGTGACCTTACCCTCGATCGCGGAGCAGACCGTCGAGGTAGGTGCAAGCTGGTTTCGACTGACGGTGCTCACCTCCACCGAGCTGCCGGAGTCACACCGGGACCGCCTACACGCGGCTCTCGCCCCGCTGGGGTGGGCCGAACTCAGAGAGGTCTCACCCACACAGGACCCCAGCAAGGTTGTGACAGAGGCTATCGAGCCCCTGACTGGCCGGGACGTATACGCGACGTTGCGGATCGATGACGATGACGGGCTCGCCCGAACCTTCATGGCCCAATTGGCCCCATATCTCACCCCAGCGTGGGCGGGATACGCAGCGGCGTTTCCCAGTGGCGCGGCCGGATTGCTCGACCAGCACGGCAACGGCTTCGAAGAGGTTCGCCACGCTCGCTGGCCCTACAGTTCCATCGGGCTCACCTACGTCGCCGCTGCTGGCAATGCTCCGTACAGCCACGTCTTCCAGTTGGGTCCGCACAGGCGCGTGGACGAGCGGATCCCACTGGTGACCGATGGTCGTGAATGCGCGTGGATCCGATCTATCCACTGGGCTCAGGAGCAGAGCTACACGCGCGGGCTCGAGAAACACCGCAGACAGTACTCCCGCGGTGAGCCTATAGCGGCAAGCGAGGTCCGCGAGCGCTTCCCCATCACGATCGCGTGTGGGCCTTGACCACCGTTTCGGAGACGAAGACGGGATTGGCTCGCCTCATCTCCGGGACGCCCCACATGCCCACGGCTTGACCGGGCAAGCTGAACAATCGGTAGCCCCGCGGGTGCAGGTGTCGTCGGAACGCCTCGAACGGGACGTGACTTGAGTTCGAGGCGTTCATCCCGGCCTCTACTTGGACCAGATCGATGCGATTCGCTGAGAGCATGCGTTCCAACCCTCTCAGCACCTCGAGGTCGAGCCCCTCAGTGTCGACCTTGCAGAAGGAGATGTGCTGGATGCCGCGCTTTGCGCAGTATGCGTCACCAGTGCACATCACCACGCGTTCGCGCGGCACCTTGCGCTGGTAGTTGCCTGCACCGGTCACGTCGAGGACCCGGTTTCGGACGCCCTGGCGTCTCGCCTCGATCGCGACCGCGTCGCTCTCGGCTTCACCGAGTGCGAGACGCTCCACTTGAACTTGCGGGTGACCGCCGACCCCCTGCACGAGCGCCTCGTAGCTGGACGAGACCGGCTCGAAACACCAGATAGATGCGGTAGGCCACGCGTCCAGGTATGCCTTCGCTGATTGGCCAACGTTGGCGCCGATGTCGAACACCGTCGAGATCGGCAGGTCGGGGAGGTGGCGGGCGATCGCTTTGAATGGCATTGCCGGGCATCGTAACCCGGAATCCGCTAAGGCCCGTTGCCCAACGAGATCACCGACGATCGGGTCACCACCCGCTGCTGGCCGAGTGCGAGGGCGTAGGGGGCCTGGGGGATGGCGTGCAGCCGGGCGCGTTCCTCGGCGTGCATGTCGGCCGGCGAGCGGCCGGTCTCGCGATGGGAGCGCGCGTTGACCTTCTCGCAGAACGCCGCGGCAGTCGTGATCAGCTTGGCGGACGTGGCGTACCGGTTGCGGAGGTTGGCGGTGGTGGGCACCAGATCGGCCTTGGCGATCTTCACGGTCGCCTCAGATCCGCCCTTGGGCTCGGGGTCCGTCCGATGCTCGACCCGCAGGCCTTCTTCGCGGCAGCCACCGCCCGACGCGTGGTCCGATCCGTGCCGGCGAACCCCATCGCGGTGAGCTTGTCGTGCACCACGTCCGCGCGGATCTTGCCCTTCGAACGCGCCACCAACTCGGCGATTTTGGGGCGGAACCCGTCAATCATCGACGCTCGCACCACCCCAGTCTCCGGCGACAGCCCCGCGTCGCGGCGCTGGACGTAGCGCTTGACGGTGTGCTGATCACAGCCAGCCAGCTCAGCCGCGCCGCAATACGAGCGGGGACCTCGCATGTCCACCACTGGGGAGAATGCCGTGTCCGCTCACACGTTGCGCGGAACGCGTCGGCGGTCAACGTCGGCATTGCGCTGCGAACTGCCGATGAATCGCACATTGAGGCCCGTAGCGCCATCGCAACGGGAACGAGAGACACCGCTGTGCGCGCCCAACGCGGCGGCGCCATCAGCTTCGACCTCCCCAACCTATACTCCCGCCCCATGAGACGACGGGACCCGCAGGATCAGCCCGCCGAGCACGCCGTCGAACCGGCCCCCCCGGTGGCGAGCGCCGACACCGATCTCGACGTGTTCGCTCATCTCTGCCGCGAGAAGGCTGAGGCAGACCGACAGTCCGCGGAAGAGATCGTCAAGGCGTTCCGGCGCCTACTCAAGCGAACAGAGTCGCCGGAGTTGCGTAGTCGCGCTGTCATGGCCGCGCTAGGCGCGCTCGAACCCGGTCAGCTCCCCGAAGAGATGCTGCGCTACGCGCTGAAACTGGATACCGGGATGGCGCCGGTTTCCTCCTTCCGGCGACTCATCCCCATCCGCCGCCAGCGCCACCACCTCGGCCCGTTCAAGCTCGAAGGCCCGCTTGAGCGAAAGGCAGTGTCGGCGAGGTTCGCCGAGCTCTGCGGCATCAGAGTGCCCGCCTCGTCGCTGGAGACCCGCACGCTCGACGAACTGGAGCTGCATCCCGGGTACGCGTTCAAGCCGACCAACGCGGCCGGCGCCCGAGGCGTCATGCTGTGCTTCGAGGAGCAGCGTGTGTTCCGCCCCAAGGAGCAGCTCTGGACCGATTGGGGCGAATCGGTCGCGATGAGCCGCGAGATGCTCGATGAGGGCCGCATCGAGACCGACGAGTGGGTCTTGGAGGAGCTTGTCGAGGACGTCGCCGAGCAGGGGCCTGCCCGCGACGTGAAGTTCTACTGCTTCTACGGCCGCGTCGGCCTGGTGCTGGAGATCGTGCGCGATCCGGAGACGCGCCACTGCTGGTGGTCCCGCGACGGGGAGCGGATTGCGACCGGGAAGTATGGGGACAGCGCGTTCGCGGGCGTCGGGGTGAGTGACGCGGACGTTGAGATGGTCGAGCGGTTCAGCGCGGAGATCCCCGCGCCGTTCATGCGCATCGACTTCCTGCACGGCCGAAACGGACTCGTGTTCGGCGAGATGGGCGCGAAGCCTGCTCGGTATGACCGCTTCGACGATGAGACGGACCGATGGCTTGGAGACCTCTGGCTCGAAGCCGAGGGACGCCTACTCAACGATGCGCTGGCGGGCCAGCGATTCGAGGCGCTGGAGGCCGCGCAGGCCATCCACTAGGGCCCGTTATGGCGTGCTTCTTCTGGGCCGCGGGCGGGGTAACCGACTGCCTGGTCATCGGGAGCTTCCCGTCTCCTTGTCATGCCACCGGAGGCTCGGGGTGCTACGGCCCGTCCGCGCCGATGTAGTCCCTGAGGTCGACGTTGTAGCGCACTTCCTCGGTGCGCAGGCGCGCCCACGGTGCGCGCTCGTCGGCCCACGCGACCTCGGCGCGTAGCGGTACGGGTGTCCGTCCACCTCGCCCCAGTCCAGCGCGTGGTTGAGCCACAGCGTCTTCTCACGGTCCTGTTCGCCCTTGAAGCGCATCGACTCCATGCGGCTCAGCAACCCGGTGTCGGGGTCGAAGTGCACGGTGAACGTCTCCTCCTCGTCGCCAAACGGCACGACGAGGCGAGCGGTGTCGGCGTCGCTCGGTTCCCACCGCACGGCAGGGTCGGTGAGCCACACCGACGGCATCCACACCGCCTCGGCCCACAGCGCGAGGTTCGCGCCCTGGTCGACGTTGGCGCCCTCGCTGACCCCGAAGGGCAGCTCGAGTCGGGCGTGCCCGTCGAGGTACCGCTCGTCGACCGTCACCAGCGGCCGGCCGAAGAGGGTGAGCTCGATGTAGTGGCGGTAGTCCCGTCCGGTGACGTGACTGAAGCGGTAGCGAGCCGGGAAGGTGATCCCGGCGATGCGCAGCTCGCCCCGGCCGCTGATCACGGCGCTGTCGACCACCGGCACCGCGTCGCCGTAGAGGGTCGTACAGAAGCGCGCGACCGGCTCCGGCAGGTCGTCGGGCATCGCAATGGTCGAGACCTCGGCGGGTGCGAGGTCTGGTGGTGGCAACGGTGCCGACTGGACCTGCAGTCCGATCCACCCCGCCGCCACCACGGCGCCGACCCCGCCCACGGGGTAGCCGAGGCGTCGGCGACGGCGCCCGGTCCGCGGCGGTGCGACCTCTCCACGGCCGGTACGACGGTCGGCGCGAGTCGACGACACGGTGCCGGTCACGGCGGCTGCCCTCCGATGCGGTTGGTTGGCCCGCCGCCTCTCGAGGCAACGGTAGGCAGGTGGCCGTGGCCACGGGAAGGTCGAACGAGCCTCATTGGACGGGCCGAACGCCCCCCGCGCGCGGGTCGGAAGGGGAGTCGTCTCGTCCGGTAGACGGCCTACGAAATGCTGAAAGGGAAGGCGCCGACGTTGGGGCGCGACTGTGTCCAGCCCCAACGAGCGCGGCACCCGGTACGTGTTCGGGATATTGAAGGTATGCTCGATCCACGCCATAAACGAAGGTCTTCAGCGGACCCTTTGCGTCGACACTCCTACCCCATCCGATGCCCGGCCCGCCAATCGAGGGATCGCCGATGCATGCTCGACAGCTGTACTCACTGCCCGAGCCCCCACGAGCCCCGAGTGCTCGACTCCACGCCATCGACTCGCATACCGGCGGCGAACCGACGCGTGTGATATTTGAGGGGTTGCCCGAGCTCGATGGGGCCTCAGCCTCCGAGCTCCGCGACCAGCTCGCCGAGCAGCACGACTGGGTACGTCGAGCCTCGGTGTACGAGCCCCGAGGACACAACGACATGTTCGTCGCGGCCCTGTACCCCGGCCAGCCGGACCCAGCGATTCCCCGCGTCGTGTTCATGTCGGCAGCGGGCTATCCGGACATGTGTGGTCACGCCACCATCGGGGTTGCCACGACGCTGGTCGAGATGGGCTGGGTCGATCCCGGCGACGAGGTACTGACGCTCGACGTGCCGGGGGGACTCATCGAGGTGTCGCTGCAGCGGCAAGGCGCCCGGGTCCACGCTGTGACGTTTCGGAATCAACCGGCTTTCCATCTCAAGAGGGTCGCCGTCCCGGGACCGCAGGGCGACGTGCCCGTAGATGTGGCCTACGGAGGGCAGTGGTACGGGTTCCTTCCAGCCTCCGCGTTTGGATTGCGTGTCGTGCCCGAGGAGCTGACACGATTGCAAGCAGCGGCCGACGAGGTCCGCAGCTCACTGGTGGCGGCACTGGAGACGCCGGACCCTCGGACAGGATCGCCGCCGGCTGTGGCGAACATCGTGTGGTATGCCGAACCAGCCTCGGAGGCCGGCGATGCCCGCAACGTTCCGATCGCACCCGGTGGCGTCTTCGATCGATCCCCCTGCGGAACTGCGACCTGTGCACGGCTGGCGGTGCTCCACGCCCAGCAGGGGCTCGAGGTCGACGAACCGTTCGTCAACGAGGGGATCCTAGGGACGCGCTTCCATGCGCGGATCAGGCGAATCATAGATGTCGAGGGATACCGCGGCGTGATTCCCGAGGTGACGGGTGACGCGTGGCTAACGGGGGTGTCGGATATGTGGATCGACGACCAGGACCCGCTGGGCCAAGGATTCGTCGTCTAGACCACCACCTGAGGCTAGAAGACTTGGGGCTCGTGGACGAGTCCGTCGAGTCCTTCGCCGCGGAAGCGGGTCGCCGAGAACTCCTCAAACTCCTCGGCCATCACGCCGTCGAGCACTGCTCGCGCGAGGCGGCGGCTGACTGCGGGGGCGAGCATGAACCCGTGGCCGCTGAAGCCCGCTGCTATCCACAGATTGGCGTGCTCGCCGACAGGGCCGAGTATGGGTTGGCCGTCGGGCGTCATATCGTAGTGCCCCTCGACGAGCAGCGGGAAGGACACGAACTGCAGCCGCGGCAACAGCTTCTCGATCTGTTCGTCGATTCGTTGGCGCCACTGCTGCCGACCCGCTTCGGTGGCCTCACCCCTGGCGAGGAGGTCGCTCGCCAGGATGCGTCCATCGGCAAGGTGCTTGGCCGCGAAGTGCCGCTCCGTGGCGACCACCAACGGGTCGAGCAGCCGCTCGTTGATGGGGGCACTCATGAACAGGTAGCGCCGCTCCTTCTCGATCGGCAAGCGAATGCCGAGGGGGCGGAGCAAGGGGGGAGTGTCGTAGCCGGCCGCGATTACGACGTGCTCCGCGCAGATGCTGGACCCGTCTGCGAGCACCACCGTCCACGCCGCTCCCGTGCGCTCGAGGCGCTGGACCTCTGCGTGCTCGATCTGGGCACCGTGTCTCGTGGCGGCTTCCGCATAGGCCTCCACGGGGGCCTGCGCGTTGTCGAAGTAGCCGTCCTCCGCGCAGTAGGCCGCCCCGACCAGGGTCTCCGTCATCAGGTCGGGGACCACCTCGGCGGCCTCCTCGGGAGTCATGAGGTCGGATGGGATCCCGAGGCTGTTCTGCAAGGCGACATTATCTCGCAGTTGCGCCATCACTTCGTCGGACTCGGCCAGGAAGACGTAGCCGCACGATGACAACCTCGGCCGCGCGCTGGTCTCGAGACGCTCGTGGATGTCGCGATAGAAGAAGAACGCTTCTCGTGCGAGCCGGCAATTGACGGCCGTCCCCCACTGCTGCCTAACCCCCCCGGGCTGAACCCCGGACGCTCCGGCTCCGATGCGGTCGCGTTCCAACACTGTCACCTCGCCCGCGCCCTGGCTCGCGAGCTCGAAGGCGGTGGAGAGTCCGGTCACCCCCGCCCCGACGATCACCACGTCGCGATTGCGCCTGCTGGACATCTCCCCACCACCTCCTGGCCCGCGGTCCATGTGAAGCCGGTCGGGTGTCATGTGGTCATCCGACCGGTCAGGTCCTTGACGATTTGACCGGCCTGGATCACCAACACCACGGACTCGGGGTCCTCGAGCAGAGCCGGGTTCTCCAGTGGGTCCCCGTCCACGACGACGAGATCGGCGATCTTGCCCGGCTCCACGGTCCCGAGGTCGTCGGCTTGCCCGATGATCGTCGCGTTGTGCAGCGTCGCGGCCGTGAGGGCCTCGAGAGGATCGGTCATCTCGGCACGCAGTCGAATCTCGAGGCCTCGGCCGCTCTGCTCGGCACCGATGAGGTCGCTCCCCAAGCCCATCAGCACGCCCGCTCCTCGCGCGGATTTGAGAGCTTGACGCAGCGCTGAGCGCATTTGTTGCGCGCGCCCGACCGCTTCCTCGGGAGCGCCCCATTCTTGCCAGTGCTCCTGAAGGAGGTGACCTATGGACAGGGTGGGCACCATCGCTGCGCCCTGGCGAGCCATCTCAGTGGCGAGGGCGTCATCGAGGAACGTGCCGTGCTCGATGCACGAGACACCAGCATCGAGCGCTTGAGTGATCGATTCGCGGTTGTGGGCGTGGACGGTCACGTAGCGTCCGCGTGCCTGGGCCTCTGTCACCGCCGCGCGCAGTTCATCGACGGTGAACTGGGCGTCCTCGAGGCGGTCGGTGTGCGAGATCACGCCTCCGCTGACTGCGAGCTTGAGCTGCGTCGCTCCGCGTTGAAAGGCCTTGCGCGCGGCCTCGCGCACTTCGTCCGGCCCGTCGCACACCATCGAGGGCTTGACGAGTCCGGGGATGCCGCTGTGGTACACGTCGTTCTTCTCGCCCAGGTACGGCACGGACAAGTCGCCGTGACCGCCGGTCTGGCAGATCATCGGACCGGACGGAAGGAGCCGCGGGCCGCGGACGTGGCCCCGTGCGATCGCCTGTGCGACACCACCGTCCACGCCCCCACAATCACGGGCGGTGGTGAAACCTGCTTCGAGTGCCAGCGCACAATTGCGGAAGATCAAAGCAGCGGTGACCGCGGCGGGAGTCCGGAAGTCAGGTACCGGCCCAACGATGCCTAGGTGCGCATGTGCCTCAATGAGTCCCGGCAGGGCGACCATCCCGTCCAGATCCACCGTGGGGGTGTCGCGTCGTGCGGCGGCCGGACCGACCGCGTCGATTCGGTCGTCGGAGATGGCGACGGCAACGGGATCGCTGATCCGGCCCCGGACGGGGTCGAACAGTCTCGGGCCATCCAGTGTGAGGACCATCAGTGGTTGCTCCCTTGTGCAGTGGTCTCGCCCATGGGGGCGGACGTGTTCGCGCGTTGTTGGTTGGTGGGGGTGGGGTCGATGTCGAGGCTGTGGGGGTCGAGGACGACGTGGTAGTCCCGCTCGGCGGCGTGAGCGCTGACGTAGCCGGCTTCGACGTCGCGGCGCACGGCCTCGGGGTCGCGGTGCGCGGGTGGACCCCAACCGCCGCCGCCGCCGGTTTGGATGCTGACCAGCCCGTCGGCGCCCACCGGCACCCGCATGCCCTTCTGATAGACCTGCTCCGCCCCGGTACCCGGATGCGCGACGACTTGGCCGTGCTGCGCACTGCCGCCCCCGAAGAGGCCCCAGGGTGGGCATTGTTGGCGCTCCAGGATGCAGGTCATCTCGGCGTGGTGGTCCAGCACCCGGTAGTCGCGCACGATGCCCAGCCCACCGCGGTGCTGTCCGGGTCCGCCCGAGTCCTGGCGGAGCTCGTGGCGCTCCAGCCGCAACGGGAACCGGGTCTCGATCACCTCGGCCGGGATGTTGCGCGTGTCCCCGTCGTTGATGAAGATCATCGCTGACTCCCCGTCGCCGTGCGGCCCGGCGCCCCACCCCCCGTTCTCGGGCTCCTGGTGGATGTACAGCTCCCCACTGCGCGGATCGGTCCCCACGAAGAAGAACCCCGACAGGTCCCCGTAGTGCGCCGCCGCGACGCGGTCGGGAAGGGTGTCGGAGAGCGCGGTGATCACGGTGTCGATCAAGATGCGCAGGTGTTGGCCGTACATGAAGGTGGGGGCGGGGTATTGGGCGTTGAACATGCTGTCGTCGGGGCAGTCGAGGTGTAGGGGCGCGAAGTCGCCTTCGGTGGCGGGGGTGTGCGGATGGGTCAGGCACTTCAACGCGATCCGGCACGCCGCCAGCGTCGCCGGGAGCCCGCAGTTGACCGGTCCCACGTTCTGGGCATGCGAGCCCTGCAGATCGATGTGCAGCTGATCGCCGTGTACCTGTGCGGTGACCTCCACCGGCAACGGCCCGTTGCCCAAACAATCGTCATCAAGACACGAGGACGCGCGGTACACCCCGTCGCGCATGTCGCTGATCGCCTGCCGAGTGCGCTGCTCGCCCTGCCGATGCATGACCGTGATCACCGACTCGACGGTGTCGCGACCATGCCGGCCGAAGATCTCGGCCACCCGCGCTGCGCCCGACAAGGCCGCCGCCGTCTGCGCCCGCAGATCGCCCATCATGTTCTTGGTGTAGCGAATGTTGTGCTCGATCAAGCGCGTGACGTGCTCGTCCTGGCGGCCCTCCCGCAACACCTGCACCGACCGGAACCACAGTCCCTCCTGCACCACATCGGTGCTGTCGATACTGCCGCCCGGGTCCTTGCCGCCGATGTCCAACCAATGCGCCCGCGTCGACGTGAACCCCAACAGCTCGCCGCCGCGGGAGAACACCGGCGCCACCGCCGCGACATCATTGAGATGATTACCCGTCAAATACGGATCGTTCATCAAGAACACATCGCCGGGCCGCAGCGACTCCACCCCCACGTCATGCACCACCCACTGCACCGCCACCGCCAGATTGCCCAAGAAGATCGGCAACCCATCGGCCTGCGCCACCATCCGACCCGCCCGATCAAAGACCCCACAACTGAAGTCCAACACCTCATAAATGATCGGGTTATACGCCGTGCGCATCAGATTCGTCTTCATCTCCTCCGCCGCGGCAATCAACGCATGCCGCACAACCTCCACCCGCACCGGGCTGACGTCCCCAGCTGCCATGGGACCAGTGGCTAGTGGGTTCACGTGGGGCCTCTCCTTCGCTCGGGGCAATAGCACCCGCTGGGGTCGTCACAGCTCATCGGGACGATGAGCCTTGAGGAAGCTGAACGGACCTCCCCGGGGTGTCAGGTGGCGATACCGGTCAGCAGGGCCGCGATTGCCGGCTTGACCTCGGGCTTCGCTGGTCTCTCCACTGTCCCGTAGCCGATTCTGGCTGACCTGTTGACCTTCCTCGCAGGGCCGGGCAGACTCTACCGACATTGAGAATGTTGAACAAGGGTCTTCCTGGAGGCTTCTTGAGACGATGCGGCCCACCAGAGCGCCCGCGTCCACCACGTCGGGCGCGGCTGAGCGAGACCGTCGCTGCCCGGTCGCGGTTCACGGACGATCGGCCTCACCGAGCGGAGTCGTGCGTCCTTCAAGCGGCACAGATCCCCCGCGTCGCTTCCCGCTACGCGGGGGAGATCGGTGACCTTCGGTTCCGGGTCTCTACACGTTCGAAGGGGACAGCATGGTGACACAGCAGGCTGGGTCGGCTCGCTCCCTGCGGGTTGGGGTTGACATCGGCGGGACGTTCACGGACCTCGTGATCGTCGACGACGATGAAGGCTCCGTTCGGCTCGAGAAGACGCCGACCACACCCGGGCAGCTGTCGCAGGGAATCCTGCGGGGGCTTGACTCGGCCGGGATCAGCGGGGACGCCATCGGCCACCTGGCGCACGGTACGACCGTGGGCATCAACACCTTGCTCCAGCGTCGTGGAGCGAGGACGGGCTTGCTGACCACCAAGGGCTTCCGAGACGCCTATGAGATCGGCCGTGGGGCACGACCGGATGTGTACAACCTGCACTTCCGCAAGCCCCAGCCGCTCGTCCCCCGGGAACGC
This genomic interval carries:
- a CDS encoding NAD(P)/FAD-dependent oxidoreductase; translation: MSSRRNRDVVIVGAGVTGLSTAFELASQGAGEVTVLERDRIGAGASGVQPGGVRQQWGTAVNCRLAREAFFFYRDIHERLETSARPRLSSCGYVFLAESDEVMAQLRDNVALQNSLGIPSDLMTPEEAAEVVPDLMTETLVGAAYCAEDGYFDNAQAPVEAYAEAATRHGAQIEHAEVQRLERTGAAWTVVLADGSSICAEHVVIAAGYDTPPLLRPLGIRLPIEKERRYLFMSAPINERLLDPLVVATERHFAAKHLADGRILASDLLARGEATEAGRQQWRQRIDEQIEKLLPRLQFVSFPLLVEGHYDMTPDGQPILGPVGEHANLWIAAGFSGHGFMLAPAVSRRLARAVLDGVMAEEFEEFSATRFRGEGLDGLVHEPQVF
- a CDS encoding metal-dependent hydrolase family protein; the protein is MVLTLDGPRLFDPVRGRISDPVAVAISDDRIDAVGPAAARRDTPTVDLDGMVALPGLIEAHAHLGIVGPVPDFRTPAAVTAALIFRNCALALEAGFTTARDCGGVDGGVAQAIARGHVRGPRLLPSGPMICQTGGHGDLSVPYLGEKNDVYHSGIPGLVKPSMVCDGPDEVREAARKAFQRGATQLKLAVSGGVISHTDRLEDAQFTVDELRAAVTEAQARGRYVTVHAHNRESITQALDAGVSCIEHGTFLDDALATEMARQGAAMVPTLSIGHLLQEHWQEWGAPEEAVGRAQQMRSALRQALKSARGAGVLMGLGSDLIGAEQSGRGLEIRLRAEMTDPLEALTAATLHNATIIGQADDLGTVEPGKIADLVVVDGDPLENPALLEDPESVVLVIQAGQIVKDLTGRMTT
- a CDS encoding proline racemase family protein, translating into MHARQLYSLPEPPRAPSARLHAIDSHTGGEPTRVIFEGLPELDGASASELRDQLAEQHDWVRRASVYEPRGHNDMFVAALYPGQPDPAIPRVVFMSAAGYPDMCGHATIGVATTLVEMGWVDPGDEVLTLDVPGGLIEVSLQRQGARVHAVTFRNQPAFHLKRVAVPGPQGDVPVDVAYGGQWYGFLPASAFGLRVVPEELTRLQAAADEVRSSLVAALETPDPRTGSPPAVANIVWYAEPASEAGDARNVPIAPGGVFDRSPCGTATCARLAVLHAQQGLEVDEPFVNEGILGTRFHARIRRIIDVEGYRGVIPEVTGDAWLTGVSDMWIDDQDPLGQGFVV
- a CDS encoding hydantoinase B/oxoprolinase family protein, giving the protein MAAGDVSPVRVEVVRHALIAAAEEMKTNLMRTAYNPIIYEVLDFSCGVFDRAGRMVAQADGLPIFLGNLAVAVQWVVHDVGVESLRPGDVFLMNDPYLTGNHLNDVAAVAPVFSRGGELLGFTSTRAHWLDIGGKDPGGSIDSTDVVQEGLWFRSVQVLREGRQDEHVTRLIEHNIRYTKNMMGDLRAQTAAALSGAARVAEIFGRHGRDTVESVITVMHRQGEQRTRQAISDMRDGVYRASSCLDDDCLGNGPLPVEVTAQVHGDQLHIDLQGSHAQNVGPVNCGLPATLAACRIALKCLTHPHTPATEGDFAPLHLDCPDDSMFNAQYPAPTFMYGQHLRILIDTVITALSDTLPDRVAAAHYGDLSGFFFVGTDPRSGELYIHQEPENGGWGAGPHGDGESAMIFINDGDTRNIPAEVIETRFPLRLERHELRQDSGGPGQHRGGLGIVRDYRVLDHHAEMTCILERQQCPPWGLFGGGSAQHGQVVAHPGTGAEQVYQKGMRVPVGADGLVSIQTGGGGGWGPPAHRDPEAVRRDVEAGYVSAHAAERDYHVVLDPHSLDIDPTPTNQQRANTSAPMGETTAQGSNH